A stretch of the Patescibacteria group bacterium genome encodes the following:
- a CDS encoding rod shape-determining protein — MIFDRILGRFSKDIGIDLGTANTLVYVKDKGIVINEPSVVAINSKTDQILAVGGEAKKMVGKTPAHIIAIKPLVDGVISDFEVTEKMLKYFIDKIHAEGFNLLPRPRVVIGVPLDITEVERKAVEDAAYSAGAREVYLVEESMAAAIGCRLPIEEALGNMIVDIGGGTSEIAVISLGGVVTWKTIKIAGDEMNKNIIQYARSKFNLLLGEKVAEEIKIKIGSAAELKQPLEAQMRGRDLVTGLPKEIIVNDSQIREALAKSVRIIIDNVKATLEITPPELVADIYERGILLTGGGALLKSLDIAISRATQIPVFVADDPLTAVVRGTGYLLDDLPLLKNVASPSTMEQSSKM; from the coding sequence ATGATTTTTGATAGAATTCTAGGCAGATTTTCCAAAGATATTGGCATTGACTTAGGCACTGCCAATACTTTAGTTTATGTCAAAGATAAGGGGATTGTGATTAATGAGCCATCAGTCGTGGCCATTAATTCTAAAACTGATCAGATTTTAGCAGTGGGCGGTGAAGCCAAAAAAATGGTCGGCAAAACTCCGGCCCATATTATTGCGATTAAACCTTTGGTTGACGGCGTAATTTCTGATTTTGAAGTGACTGAGAAAATGCTTAAATATTTCATTGATAAAATCCATGCTGAAGGCTTTAATTTGCTGCCTCGACCAAGAGTAGTTATAGGGGTGCCATTGGATATTACTGAAGTGGAAAGAAAAGCAGTTGAAGATGCGGCTTATTCTGCCGGTGCGCGCGAGGTTTATCTGGTTGAAGAATCAATGGCAGCGGCCATCGGTTGCCGTTTGCCGATTGAAGAAGCTTTGGGCAATATGATTGTTGATATTGGCGGCGGTACTTCTGAGATAGCAGTAATTTCTTTAGGCGGCGTTGTGACCTGGAAAACTATAAAAATCGCCGGTGATGAAATGAACAAAAATATTATTCAATATGCGCGCAGCAAATTCAACTTGCTTTTAGGCGAAAAAGTTGCTGAAGAAATTAAAATTAAAATCGGTTCAGCCGCAGAATTAAAGCAGCCCCTTGAAGCCCAGATGAGAGGCCGTGATTTGGTGACTGGCCTGCCCAAAGAAATTATTGTTAATGACAGCCAGATCAGGGAAGCCTTGGCAAAATCTGTCAGAATAATTATTGATAATGTCAAAGCTACCCTGGAAATTACTCCGCCGGAATTAGTGGCAGATATTTATGAGAGAGGCATCCTGCTAACTGGCGGCGGCGCGCTTTTAAAATCTCTAGACATTGCCATTTCCCGAGCCACTCAAATTCCGGTTTTTGTGGCTGATGATCCCTTAACTGCTGTAGTCAGAGGCACCGGCTATTTGCTTGATGATCTGCCTTTGCTTAAAAATGTTGCCTCGCCTTCAACCATGGAGCAAAGTTCAAAAATGTAA
- a CDS encoding aminoacyl--tRNA ligase-related protein: MKQSFLFTKTKKEIGEEEKSLNAQLLIRAGFIDKLAAGVYTLLPLGLRVFKKLENIIREEMNNIGGQEIVMPSLHPKDNWEKTGRWSSMDDLYKVKDSSGHEFALGPTHEEVVVPLMKKFINSYKDLPVYIYQFQNKFRMELRSKSGILRGREFVMKDLYSFHLDEKDLDEYYEKAKDAYFKIFQRAGIRAETYLTLASGSSFSKYSHEFQTVTPAGEDTIYICPKCKIAYNKEIIEVITKCETCNLTVKDFKEAKAIETGNIFKLKTKYSLPFDLKVNNSEGQEVIITMGCYGMGLGRLMGTIVEIHHDNKGIIWPQEVAPFALHLLTLGSEKELAKNGDKLYNELVKAGFEVLYDDREESAGIKLKDSDLIGIPFRLVLSAKTLQAKSVEIKPRNSDKLEIVKLDKLIKYLKGLI; this comes from the coding sequence ATGAAACAATCATTTTTATTTACCAAAACTAAAAAAGAAATAGGGGAGGAGGAAAAAAGCCTTAATGCCCAATTATTAATTAGGGCAGGCTTTATTGATAAATTGGCAGCCGGCGTCTATACTCTATTGCCACTGGGCTTAAGAGTTTTTAAAAAGCTTGAGAATATTATTCGTGAAGAAATGAATAATATTGGCGGCCAGGAAATTGTGATGCCCTCATTGCATCCTAAAGATAATTGGGAAAAAACAGGCCGTTGGTCAAGCATGGATGATTTATACAAAGTTAAAGATTCAAGCGGCCATGAATTTGCGCTGGGACCGACTCATGAAGAAGTGGTTGTGCCATTAATGAAAAAATTCATCAATTCCTACAAAGATTTACCGGTCTATATTTATCAATTTCAAAATAAATTCAGAATGGAATTGCGTTCAAAGTCCGGCATTTTGCGTGGCAGGGAATTTGTCATGAAAGACCTTTATTCTTTCCATTTAGACGAAAAAGATTTGGATGAATATTATGAAAAAGCTAAAGATGCTTATTTTAAGATTTTTCAAAGAGCAGGGATTAGAGCAGAAACATATCTGACTTTGGCTTCTGGATCTTCATTCTCAAAATATTCACATGAATTTCAAACAGTCACGCCAGCCGGTGAAGATACAATTTATATCTGCCCAAAATGTAAAATTGCTTATAATAAAGAAATTATTGAGGTTATAACTAAATGTGAAACCTGCAATCTGACTGTTAAAGATTTTAAAGAAGCCAAGGCCATTGAAACAGGCAATATTTTTAAGCTTAAGACAAAATACTCACTTCCTTTTGATTTAAAAGTAAATAATAGCGAGGGGCAGGAAGTTATTATTACTATGGGTTGTTATGGTATGGGTTTGGGCAGACTTATGGGGACTATAGTTGAAATTCATCATGATAATAAGGGTATTATTTGGCCCCAAGAAGTGGCTCCTTTTGCCCTGCATTTACTGACTTTAGGTTCAGAAAAGGAACTTGCAAAAAATGGGGACAAGTTATATAATGAGCTGGTTAAAGCTGGCTTTGAAGTGCTATATGATGATAGGGAAGAATCAGCTGGAATTAAATTAAAAGACAGTGATTTAATCGGTATTCCGTTCAGGCTTGTTTTAAGCGCAAAAACTTTGCAAGCTAAAAGCGTGGAAATAAAGCCGAGAAATTCTGATAAGCTGGAAATAGTTAAGCTGGATAAACTGATAAAATACCTTAAAGGATTAATTTAA
- a CDS encoding DUF721 domain-containing protein translates to MEHISKFLSKRITQQGFSQQVKTSLIIEEFKEIIIKIFGSNLGKKIKPLYIKNNILTVACLSSVMAQEMNFRKAEILEKINAKFSPDFIKDIRLVI, encoded by the coding sequence ATGGAACACATAAGTAAATTTTTATCTAAACGGATTACTCAGCAAGGTTTTAGCCAACAGGTTAAAACCTCTTTAATAATTGAAGAATTTAAAGAGATTATTATTAAAATATTCGGCTCTAATCTTGGTAAAAAAATTAAACCATTATATATTAAAAATAATATCCTGACAGTGGCTTGCTTAAGTTCTGTGATGGCCCAGGAAATGAATTTTAGAAAAGCAGAAATCCTTGAGAAAATAAACGCCAAGTTTAGCCCAGATTTTATCAAGGATATCAGGCTGGTAATATAG
- the greA gene encoding transcription elongation factor GreA, translated as MAEEKYLTKEGLAKIKKELEILKSEKRKEISDRIAEAIKLGDLSENAEYQEAKDDQGMNEAKVRELEEIVNNAVVINNGHEAKKCVDVGCTIKVKVADKDKTFTIVGPSEANPAVGLISNESPIGQAFLGKKVGEIAEVEAPAGTIKYKILELS; from the coding sequence ATGGCAGAAGAAAAATATTTAACCAAAGAAGGCTTGGCAAAAATTAAAAAAGAATTAGAAATTTTAAAATCAGAGAAGCGCAAAGAAATCAGCGATCGTATTGCTGAGGCCATTAAATTAGGTGATTTATCTGAAAATGCTGAATATCAGGAAGCTAAAGATGATCAGGGCATGAATGAAGCAAAAGTCAGGGAATTGGAGGAAATTGTTAATAATGCAGTCGTTATTAATAATGGCCATGAAGCCAAAAAATGCGTTGATGTCGGCTGTACAATTAAAGTTAAAGTCGCAGATAAAGACAAAACATTTACTATTGTCGGTCCCAGTGAAGCTAACCCGGCAGTTGGTTTAATTTCCAATGAATCACCAATCGGTCAAGCCTTTCTTGGCAAAAAGGTAGGGGAAATAGCTGAGGTAGAAGCTCCGGCCGGAACCATTAAATATAAAATTTTAGAACTTTCCTAA
- a CDS encoding LamG domain-containing protein → MLKKNKKIAQGGAKRAGGNRPKFLGIFFSSIKRSLKSFLIIFVIGLQIALIIGYLYFIYRNTIFATEGIRDTLTYQGKITNADGVPPPDGLYDMRFRIYSQATSGNLLWAENWDGTNQGTSGSKVQVNDGIFTVELNSLCGNWVGTCASNGGVTFSTDSFYLQVELDYDANGTFEEVFLPRKRFTATPYAMNADKLNGKGSADFVQIEGGEMTGNLSVPKIIDSSLVADYGFNGNSDDSSPNGLTGTLENSASAANDVLTLDGLNQYFSVADDDKLSFGNGTDDSAFTLSAWIKMDEATNFIIASKGTGSADDEYKFYINADDKINLQLIDQSQTNTYLGRMFNTALTSYEGEWANVIATYDSSKTSAGIKLYINGIEVDDTVNESNSSSYAGMENLTGAFNIGNYAANYARGQFDEVKVFNRALSPDEIKRIYADDNRQNIHSNKITTHTIYLESSDDENTGEGYLAWDNFYQRIKFSAETYLPNQMPYLANRANSQDYTHYSDENKKLAYDFSDSVGSTVTDLAGNANGTVNGNADWTNSGYIGYGMKFGADGDSVSFADPGLSSTQGSIEFWVKFNDITASADNYAFRLAESTSNEIVFAKENQSDMYFKVGDTKIPLGSIPDTSWHYVVIAWDSGNVSFYGDGQFALSTAYSNLDISRFDKFYLGSAGSPNTSLDGEIDSVAIYDDVLTPAEVKNHFNSAFENLYVANNLSDGNISSPVGSLIGLPASTNEKDKADPVYFSNDSKAVGLAFAEGQGTTTSNITLADDPTITGTTWQKGYYGYGLGFNGLSDYLTLTDSANLNMGTDNFSLEFYLKADSSDQTNKRIISKRSGDAGYEVYFDSNNKIGFFIGDGTNTYSTNVAGGYALNDGKWHHVLIAFDRSSNVTMAYDGSLTYIQNITSVTGSLDNAADLYIGKDSSGNFYKGILDSLVIYKSQLLNLGDIIARATDNPDKMVINSRGGISGLASLLVLNNYTSGDGIIAGLFNSNNNTTYPLKIWNAASSVSGSDTIYNLISFGNMGSNYGNLIWDATNTQFIFDQSLKTTGDLASNYLKTNDNEFLASDLIRHTITSDDVTNTYFSESWAKATKDKIASLHGVHYVVSGNVYGDQDFWSTNTENRIEYDGSAIRVDKLGGTWTEGDVITIFVVYEK, encoded by the coding sequence ATGTTAAAGAAAAATAAAAAAATAGCGCAGGGAGGAGCTAAAAGGGCTGGGGGTAACAGGCCTAAATTTTTAGGGATATTTTTTAGCAGTATTAAAAGGTCTTTAAAATCATTTTTGATTATTTTTGTAATCGGCCTGCAGATTGCCTTAATAATAGGCTATCTTTATTTTATTTATAGAAATACAATTTTTGCGACTGAAGGCATCCGTGATACTTTGACCTATCAGGGTAAAATAACCAATGCCGACGGAGTGCCTCCGCCGGACGGACTTTATGATATGCGTTTTAGGATATACAGCCAAGCTACCAGCGGAAACCTTCTTTGGGCGGAAAATTGGGATGGCACAAATCAAGGCACAAGCGGCAGTAAAGTTCAGGTGAATGACGGCATTTTTACAGTTGAATTAAATTCGTTGTGCGGCAACTGGGTCGGCACTTGCGCTTCCAATGGCGGCGTAACATTTTCCACTGACAGTTTTTATTTGCAAGTTGAATTGGATTATGACGCTAATGGCACTTTTGAAGAAGTATTTTTGCCCAGAAAAAGATTTACAGCTACGCCTTATGCCATGAATGCTGACAAATTGAATGGCAAGGGATCTGCAGATTTTGTTCAGATTGAAGGCGGTGAAATGACCGGAAATTTGAGCGTGCCAAAAATTATAGATAGTTCTTTGGTCGCAGATTATGGCTTTAATGGGAATTCAGATGATAGCAGCCCCAATGGTTTAACTGGAACATTGGAAAACAGCGCCAGTGCTGCTAATGATGTTTTGACTCTTGATGGTCTTAATCAATATTTTTCAGTAGCTGATGATGATAAATTAAGCTTTGGCAATGGCACAGATGATTCGGCTTTCACATTGTCAGCCTGGATAAAAATGGATGAAGCCACTAATTTTATAATTGCCAGCAAAGGCACAGGTTCTGCTGATGACGAATATAAATTTTATATTAATGCTGATGATAAGATTAATCTGCAGCTGATTGATCAAAGCCAGACCAATACTTATTTGGGTAGAATGTTTAATACCGCCTTAACAAGCTATGAAGGGGAGTGGGCTAATGTGATTGCGACTTATGATAGTTCAAAAACATCGGCCGGAATAAAATTATATATTAATGGAATAGAAGTTGATGATACTGTCAATGAAAGCAACAGCTCATCATATGCTGGCATGGAAAATTTGACCGGCGCATTTAATATCGGCAATTATGCGGCCAATTATGCCAGGGGACAATTTGATGAAGTTAAAGTTTTTAATAGAGCTTTAAGCCCGGATGAAATAAAAAGAATATATGCAGATGACAATAGGCAAAATATCCATAGCAACAAAATTACAACCCACACAATTTATCTTGAATCTAGCGATGATGAAAATACAGGCGAGGGCTATCTGGCCTGGGATAATTTTTATCAGCGTATTAAATTCAGCGCTGAAACTTATCTGCCGAATCAAATGCCTTATTTAGCAAATCGCGCAAATTCGCAGGATTACACGCATTATAGTGATGAAAATAAAAAATTAGCCTATGATTTTTCTGATTCTGTCGGTTCCACTGTCACGGATCTGGCTGGCAATGCCAATGGTACTGTCAATGGCAATGCTGACTGGACAAATTCAGGCTATATTGGCTATGGCATGAAATTTGGCGCTGATGGCGATTCAGTGTCTTTTGCAGATCCCGGCTTATCATCAACTCAGGGTTCAATTGAGTTTTGGGTAAAATTTAATGATATAACCGCCTCAGCTGATAATTATGCTTTTAGACTGGCGGAAAGCACTTCCAATGAAATTGTGTTTGCCAAAGAAAATCAGAGCGATATGTATTTCAAGGTAGGAGACACAAAGATTCCTCTGGGCAGTATCCCGGATACTAGCTGGCATTATGTTGTAATTGCCTGGGATTCAGGGAATGTATCTTTTTATGGTGACGGGCAATTTGCCTTAAGTACTGCATATTCAAATTTAGACATAAGCAGGTTTGATAAATTCTATCTTGGTTCAGCAGGCAGCCCAAATACTTCACTTGATGGTGAAATTGATAGTGTCGCTATTTATGATGATGTTTTAACGCCTGCAGAAGTCAAAAATCATTTTAATTCTGCATTTGAAAATCTTTATGTGGCTAATAATTTGAGCGATGGCAATATTTCTTCGCCTGTCGGCAGTTTAATCGGCTTGCCAGCCAGTACTAATGAAAAAGATAAGGCAGATCCGGTTTATTTTAGCAATGATAGCAAGGCAGTCGGCCTGGCCTTTGCCGAAGGGCAGGGGACAACTACCTCAAATATTACCCTGGCTGATGATCCTACGATTACAGGCACAACCTGGCAAAAAGGATATTATGGCTATGGTTTGGGATTTAACGGACTTTCAGATTATCTGACTTTGACAGACAGCGCTAATTTAAATATGGGCACTGATAATTTTTCTCTGGAATTTTATCTCAAAGCAGATTCAAGTGACCAGACAAATAAAAGGATTATTTCCAAAAGAAGCGGGGATGCCGGCTATGAAGTTTATTTTGATTCTAATAATAAAATCGGTTTTTTTATCGGAGATGGCACCAATACTTATAGCACAAATGTAGCAGGCGGATATGCTTTAAATGATGGCAAGTGGCATCATGTTTTAATTGCCTTTGATCGTTCCAGTAATGTCACTATGGCTTATGATGGTTCATTAACATACATCCAAAATATTACCAGTGTAACCGGCAGTCTGGATAATGCGGCTGATTTATACATTGGCAAAGATTCGTCCGGTAATTTTTATAAAGGCATTTTGGACAGTCTAGTTATTTATAAAAGCCAGCTTTTAAATTTAGGAGACATTATTGCCAGAGCAACAGACAACCCTGATAAGATGGTTATAAACAGCAGAGGCGGTATTTCAGGCCTGGCTTCATTATTAGTTTTAAACAATTATACTAGCGGTGACGGAATTATTGCCGGACTTTTTAACAGTAATAATAACACAACTTACCCTCTAAAAATTTGGAATGCGGCTTCTTCTGTTTCAGGCAGCGATACTATTTATAATTTGATATCTTTTGGCAATATGGGCAGCAACTATGGCAATTTAATCTGGGATGCCACTAATACGCAATTCATTTTTGATCAAAGTTTAAAAACAACAGGAGATTTAGCCTCAAATTATTTAAAGACAAATGACAACGAATTTTTAGCTTCTGATCTAATCAGGCATACAATAACCAGCGATGATGTTACAAATACATATTTTTCAGAATCATGGGCAAAAGCCACAAAAGACAAAATTGCCAGTTTGCATGGCGTTCATTATGTGGTCAGCGGCAATGTTTATGGCGATCAGGATTTTTGGAGTACTAATACGGAAAACAGGATTGAATATGACGGCTCGGCTATCAGAGTGGATAAATTGGGCGGTACCTGGACAGAAGGGGATGTGATAACGATTTTTGTGGTCTATGAAAAATAA
- the mreC gene encoding rod shape-determining protein MreC — translation MIEKKKNQYLKIYILAVIILLIFFHYLRILAAPENFIMGILNESQHQTYAFLTKLKYSFINYQEAQNLKKENIELKRQYDELLFANTQLNDYKTENEKLRTTLNFKTSQNYDLVLAKVIGRDQDRLNTLLLDKGKLDGIAEGYPVVVDNGIIVGKVIAASDHLATVLLITDKMSELAVSTLANNKTTGMAIGEYGLSIKVELIPQDLEIKEGDLFITSGLEKNIPRGLILGKINRIISQENELFKSATLSPLLDYEEITILSVILPKSY, via the coding sequence ATGATTGAAAAGAAAAAAAATCAATATCTAAAAATTTATATTTTGGCAGTTATCATACTGCTTATTTTTTTCCATTATTTAAGAATTTTAGCAGCGCCTGAAAATTTCATCATGGGAATTTTAAATGAGTCCCAGCATCAGACTTATGCCTTTTTGACCAAATTAAAATATTCGTTTATAAATTATCAGGAAGCGCAAAATTTAAAAAAGGAAAATATTGAATTAAAACGCCAGTATGATGAGCTGCTTTTTGCCAATACCCAGCTCAATGATTATAAAACAGAAAATGAAAAATTAAGAACGACTTTAAATTTTAAAACCAGCCAGAATTATGATCTTGTCCTGGCTAAAGTTATTGGCCGTGATCAGGATCGTTTGAATACCTTATTGCTTGATAAAGGCAAATTGGATGGTATTGCCGAGGGTTATCCCGTAGTTGTTGATAATGGTATTATTGTCGGCAAGGTCATTGCCGCTAGTGACCATTTAGCGACGGTTTTACTGATTACTGACAAAATGAGCGAATTGGCCGTCAGCACGCTGGCTAATAATAAAACAACGGGCATGGCAATCGGCGAGTACGGCTTAAGCATAAAAGTAGAATTAATTCCTCAAGATTTAGAAATAAAAGAAGGTGATTTATTCATTACTTCAGGCTTAGAAAAAAACATACCTCGTGGGCTAATCTTAGGCAAGATAAACCGTATTATCAGCCAGGAAAACGAATTGTTTAAAAGTGCGACGCTCAGCCCTTTGCTTGATTATGAAGAAATTACTATTTTAAGCGTAATTTTGCCAAAAAGCTATTAA
- the mrdA gene encoding penicillin-binding protein 2, whose translation MRDLFVNREYRRAQEIEADFFDDNLEGEKISQSGHGFLGKFISENKINFFSYLVMACLLILLGRTMYLQIFKGQYYQLLADSNRTREKILPAARGLIYDSQNQPLVKNLPIFNAMILPKDLSLNNDKRLEEINSISQILNIASQPIADLLAKYPKNFKYPLLIKENLSYEEAIDLKIKAAQFTGLSIDAQDQRQYFSPVDFAHILGYEGKITEKELDQHSQDGYNLNDYIGKTGLELSYESVLRGKFGQEGIEVDAAGHEDKVLYHEDPVNGKSLVLSVDQKVQNKVREILINHLHSLNKKKGAVIMLNPQNGEVLALVSYPDFDLNLFAQGISEQDYNNLLNDENQPLFDRAVKGEYPSGSTIKPVIAAGALQEGIITDKTTVNSTGGLWLYNRWFFPDWAAGGHGITNVYKAIAWSVNTFFYMIGGGYEDFKGLGIEGLEKYFKIFGLGDKTGIDLPGEATGLVPDPDWKKKTKNEDWFIGDTYHAAIGQGDVLVTPLQVANYTTAFLNGGKLYEPHLVKEIISNDGSKQIIEPKIIRENFIDDANLEIVKKAMRQTVTLGSAQYLNSLNVAVGGKTGTAQWNTEKNPQAWFIGFAPYDQPEVAITVLVEEGGEGSSACVPITYDILNWYFNTYTKTNTIQNLQNTSN comes from the coding sequence ATGAGAGACTTATTTGTTAATAGAGAATACAGGCGAGCCCAAGAAATTGAGGCTGATTTTTTTGATGATAATTTAGAGGGTGAAAAGATCAGCCAGTCTGGCCATGGATTTTTAGGCAAATTTATAAGTGAAAACAAAATAAATTTTTTTTCCTATCTGGTTATGGCCTGCCTGCTTATTCTTTTAGGCAGGACAATGTATTTGCAAATTTTCAAGGGCCAATATTACCAGCTTTTGGCTGACTCCAACAGAACCAGGGAAAAAATCTTGCCGGCGGCCAGAGGCTTGATTTATGACAGCCAGAACCAGCCATTAGTGAAAAATTTGCCGATTTTCAACGCCATGATTTTACCCAAAGATTTGTCATTAAATAATGATAAAAGACTGGAAGAGATAAATAGTATCAGCCAGATTTTAAACATTGCCAGCCAGCCAATTGCAGATCTTTTAGCCAAATATCCAAAAAATTTTAAATATCCGCTTTTAATTAAAGAAAACCTGAGTTATGAAGAAGCCATTGATTTAAAGATTAAAGCAGCTCAATTTACGGGCTTATCTATTGATGCTCAGGACCAGCGGCAATATTTTAGCCCTGTTGATTTTGCCCATATCTTGGGCTACGAAGGAAAAATAACGGAAAAAGAATTAGACCAGCACAGCCAGGATGGCTATAACTTGAATGATTATATTGGCAAGACTGGTTTGGAATTAAGCTACGAATCTGTTTTAAGGGGAAAATTCGGGCAAGAGGGGATTGAAGTTGATGCGGCAGGTCATGAGGACAAAGTCCTTTATCATGAGGATCCGGTTAATGGTAAAAGTTTGGTTTTAAGCGTGGATCAAAAGGTGCAAAATAAAGTGCGGGAAATTTTAATTAATCATTTGCATAGCCTTAATAAAAAAAAGGGGGCTGTCATAATGTTAAATCCTCAGAATGGGGAAGTCCTGGCGCTGGTAAGCTATCCTGATTTTGATCTTAACCTTTTTGCCCAAGGCATTTCTGAACAAGATTATAATAATTTGCTAAATGATGAGAATCAGCCTCTTTTTGATAGGGCAGTCAAGGGCGAATATCCGTCTGGTTCAACGATAAAGCCGGTTATTGCCGCCGGCGCTTTGCAGGAAGGCATTATCACTGATAAAACCACGGTTAATAGCACTGGCGGCTTATGGCTTTATAACCGCTGGTTTTTTCCTGACTGGGCTGCCGGCGGGCATGGCATAACTAATGTTTATAAAGCAATTGCCTGGTCAGTCAATACCTTTTTTTACATGATTGGCGGCGGTTATGAAGATTTTAAAGGCTTGGGCATTGAGGGTCTGGAAAAATATTTTAAAATTTTTGGCTTGGGCGATAAAACCGGCATTGATTTGCCCGGTGAAGCTACCGGCTTAGTGCCTGATCCTGACTGGAAAAAGAAAACTAAAAATGAGGACTGGTTTATCGGAGATACTTATCATGCGGCCATTGGCCAGGGCGATGTTTTAGTCACGCCTTTACAGGTTGCTAATTATACTACGGCCTTTTTAAACGGAGGCAAATTATATGAGCCGCATTTAGTCAAAGAAATTATCAGTAATGACGGCAGCAAGCAGATTATTGAGCCAAAAATAATCAGGGAAAATTTTATTGATGATGCCAATCTGGAGATTGTAAAAAAAGCCATGCGCCAGACTGTTACCTTGGGCAGCGCTCAATACCTAAACAGTTTAAATGTTGCTGTGGGCGGGAAAACAGGGACAGCCCAATGGAACACTGAGAAAAATCCTCAAGCCTGGTTTATCGGGTTTGCGCCTTATGATCAGCCGGAAGTAGCCATTACTGTTTTAGTTGAGGAAGGCGGCGAAGGGAGTTCTGCCTGCGTGCCAATTACTTATGATATTTTAAACTGGTATTTTAATACCTATACAAAAACTAATACAATACAAAATTTACAAAATACATCAAATTAA